Genomic window (Methyloprofundus sp.):
AATCGTTGTTAGGTTATCCTTTTTGGCTTTTTCGTTAATAACATTAGCTGCATGCTCAATGCCTTGACGCATAGCGACTTGTCCTGGGATATCCATAGACCAATATAAAACGGCTATTTGCAAGCTTAAATTACTTGGCTGTTTTTCTATCGCATGTATGCTTGAAAAGGAGGTAAATAATAGAAGGCTAATAATAGTATGTCTAAATAACGCAAAAAAATTCATGTTGTGTCTCTAGGTACTTTAATTATTTAGGTGTGGAGATGAGTAGCGATGTTAGAGTTAATATAGCATATTAACATGGTAGAAAATAACGATATGCTCACTTTATTGAAGTTAAAGTGAGATAAATGACTGCGAAAGATAGCGCAGAATATATTATTTTACTTGGCGGGTGGTGAATAACGCTTATCAAGTGATTTATCAATTTTAACTGTTAAACTTTATCTAGAATTAATTCCAACACTATACGGCTACCAAAGTAGGCTAATAATAGTGAGGCAAAGCCATATAAGGTCCAACGTACTGCAATTTTCCCACGCCAGCCATAACGACTTCTGCCAATTAAAAGACCTGCAAACATTATCCAAGCTAAGATGGAAAATAAAGTTTTATGCGCTAAGTGCTGAGCAAATAAATCATCGATAAACAGAAAACCACTCAGCAAAGAAACGCTTAAAAAGAATAGTCCTGTACTGATGATCTGAAACAATAAGGATTCCATTGCTTGCAGTGGTGGTAAAGCAAGAATGAAGCGCCCAGGATGATGGTTGCGTAACTGCTTGTTTTGTAGTGTCAGCAACAAGGCTTGTACAGCGGCAATAGTCAGTAAACTAAAAGCAATAATTGAACTGAGAATATGTGCTTTCATCTCAGCTGAATACTGCTGCTGAGTTTGCACAGGGTTGGGGAAAATGTAGTCTAAGGCTAACATGAGTGCAGCAATAGGGAATAAGGCGATACCTAACTTTTCGACAGGTTTAGAAAAGGCAGCAAGAATGATTAAAAAAGTAATAATCAAAGCAATAAAGGATGCAGTATGGAAAAAACTGAAATCAAGTCCTTGTGAGTTCTTGACATCGATTGCCACAGCCCCCAAATGAGTGAGTGCTGCAATCCAAGCGAGTATTAATGCACGTTTTTTATGCTGGTTTTCATTAATATCCGCAAGTAGTGAATAGCTGCTTGCTAGATAAAAACAGAATGCCAAGCCTTCGAGTAAATTTAAATTCATAATGGTATAGCGCTATGGACTAGACTTTAAGGGTAAAAGTGACCGGACCATCGTTAGTCAGTGAGACTTGCATGTCGGCACCAAATTGCCCTAATGCAATACTATGGTAATTGCTTTTTGCGTGTTCTACAAAATAATTAAAAATTGCTTTGCCGTGCTCGGGTGTTGCTGCCGCAGTAAAGCTAGGTCGGTTACCGGAATTGGTATCTGCTGCTAAAGTAAATTGTGGTATCAGTAATAAACCACCTTCAATAGCTTGCAAACTCAAGTTCATACGACCTTCTGCATCAGGGAAAATACGATAATTTAAAATACGCTCTAGCAGCCGCTGTGCAGATTTTTCAGTATCCAGTTTTTCTACAGCCACTAAGGCCATAATACCACGCTCTATTTTGCCTACTTCAGTACCTGCAATATTAACTTGAGCCTGACTAACGCGTTGAATAATTGTAATCATAATGTAAAGAATTTAATTAACCCAATAAACTTTCTAAAGCCATCATAATAATAAAGCCAATCATTAAAGCAAAAGTAGCATAACGCGAGCGGCCTTTTGAGTGCGTTTCAGGGATAATTTCTTCTGAAATAACAAATAGCATGGCGCCGGCAGCAAAGCCCATTGCAAAAGGTAATAAGGGTGAAAATACCGACACCATGGTAATACCTAGCAATCCACCAATAGGTTCTACCAGTCCTGTTAAGGTTGCAATACCTACAGCTTTCCATTTGTTATAGCCTAAAGCAACTAAGGGTAGGGCAACAGCCAAGCCTTCCGGGATATTTTGTAAAGCGATGGCAATGGCTAACACGATGCCGTTATGCATATCACCTGAGCCAAAACTTACGCCAACTGACATACCTTCAGGGAAATTATGAATAGTAATGGCAAAAATAAACAACCAAATCTTTTGTAAGGATTGCGTATGATCACTGATGCCTTCATTAAAATGAATATGGGGTAATTTACTATCGGCTAAGTGTAAAAATAAAGCACCCAATAACATCCCGGCAGCCACAACCCATAAGCCTTTATCAGGCCAAAGCTCATTACCATATTCTATACCTGGTAATAATAAAGAGAAAGAGGTCGCTGCGAGCATGACCCCTGCGGCACCACCTAGTAAACCATTAAAAACATTATTGGAAACTTCTTTAAAAAAAGCAGCAGGTAAAGCACCTAGACCCGTTGCCAACCCGGCTAAAACACTAGCAAGTAAACCAATCGCAGCAATAGAGCCAAAGAATAAATATAAACTGCCAAACACTAATATTTGTGATGCTATAAATAGCCCTGCGAGTACCACCCAACGTTGTTTACTCGGCATAGCTTGCAGCTTTTGGTATTGTGTATTGGCCTCTAGTTTTGCATGACATTTATCAAAAAGGCTTACTGTTGCTTGACCACTCATATTTTCTCTCTTAGTATCTGAACTTGAATGCAGTTATTGTATAGATAATTCCGCTAGCAACAATGATTTTTTTAGTCTCTCGGGAATTGCCTTTATAAATTCTGCCACCTTATCTACTCAAAGTATATTTAACCAATGAGAACGCTAACTAACGGATTACAATTGCTACTACTTTGTTTGCTGTCCCAGCTCAGCCAAGCTGCTGTATTTCAATGGACTGATGCACAAGGGCGCAAACATTATTCAGATAGCAAACAGCGTAATGCCACTGAATATACTATACGTAGAGATTATAGCTATTACGCTGTGCAGAAAGTTTACGATGGCGATACCATTCAATTAATTGATGGTCGTAAAATACGTTTGTTAGGCATTAATACACCCGAAGTAGAACATTCACGTAATGAGGCGCAGGCAGGTGGCGATATTGCCAAGCAATGGTTGATCCAGCAATTGGCAGGGAGCAAAGTTAGGTTGGAATTTGACCAAGAAAAACAAGATAAATACCACCGCTATTTGGCGCATATTTTTACCGAACAAGGCTTGCATATTAATCTTGAATTAGTGCGATTAGGCTACGCAAGTCTTAATGTTTTCCCTCCCAATTTAAAATATGTCGCTGAGTTATTAAAAGCAGAGCAGACAGCAGAAGCACTGCAAGTAGGTATTTGGAAGTATGCGGATTATGTACCTAAATCAGCTTCACAGCTAACCAAGAAAAATAGTAGTGGTTGGCAGCGGGTTTGGGGGCGAGTGGAATCTGTGAAATACACTCATAAAAATGTATATTTACAGTTAGAAGATAATTTTACGGTACGCCTTAGTAATAAGAATTCACAATATTTTACTGACCTCAACGTGTTGCAGGGGCAACAAGTTGAGGTGAGAGGTTGGGTACGGCGATATAGGCAAGGCTATTCTATGTTGCTGAGGCACCCAAGTGCCATGAAAACCTTTTAGTAACTTGTAAGGCTTTGATCTATTAATTTAATATTCAAGGGTTTTAGAGTATATTGTAAATCCAAATAGGGTCTAACATAGAAATTGTTCAGGGAGGTGTTTATTATAAAAAAGCAGCAATTCTCAATTTAGGATTTTTCATATTTCTGGCACTGGAATGTCTAGTCCCCCAGCATGAATTCCATTAATTTTTGCCAACTATCAAAAATCATATAACGGATGAGAGCTCTTAAATCATCAAAAAATGTTTTCCTGCTTGCCAAGCTATTTCGTACCAGCGCATAACATTGATCAAACCACTCAAGTACCGTATGAACTAAAAATGCAAGAATATTTAAGCTTGCCAATAATGAGGATAGGTGTTGCTTGCCATGCCCAAAGTTATGTTTAAAATTATAGCCTTTTGTTTTTAAAGTGTTATTGTTTTCATTTATCTCAAAAGCGTATGGTATTTCCCGAACCTTTGTTTACTCGTTACTGGATAAAATTGTTCAAAGCTCAGCACTTGTGGAATGCATCAATTCAATCATTAGACCCTACTTCAATACCAGCAAGAATCAGGTCACTCAGGAACAGCTTAATATGATTATGCATTACCACAATCATCGCCGTTACCTTGCGGGAGTAAGAAAAAATAAAACCCCAATGGAAATTTTTACAGGTAAAGATCAAACGAAGGACTGGATTAAGATTCTTTTTGATATCATCGAAAAAAAAGCTCCAGATCTACTCGTCGTCTCTTAGGATATAAGTCCCCCTGTCAGTTACTACCAGTGTGTAGCTTTTTATTAAATGGCTTCGGCGAGTACGATATATACAAGTGAACATGATCTTTACTCACAACTCCACTGATAATTTTAATATCTTTCTGGTCACAAACTTGACGAATTATTTCCCTAGCACGGATCCCAACCTCTTGTGTAAGTACAGAATATCGGTATTTGGTTATCCAAACCAAGTGAACTTTTAAATCGTGAACTGTATGTGATGACTTTCTATAAGACCTCATGAATGAGAGTATACTAAAAGTCTTGCACTAAAGTGCATAGTTTTTACTAACGACTGAAACAATAAAAAATCGTTGGGCCTGTTTGTTTTTAGATTTTCGCCACTACCTTCCACAGAAAGCGATTGATGCACAATCCGATCGAGCGAAGATCAAAGGTCGATTGCAGTCGTTTGAAACCAAGATCGGCCAAGCTGCACAGATGATCATCGGGGTTGCAAATCATTTTTCCGGCAAGCAAATACTCGCGGTGACCGATAGTTGGTTTGGCAATGCAGGTTTGTTAAAGCCCGTACGCAAAGAGGTAGGCAGTCTGTTTGATATTCTGTCGCGCCTGCGCTGTAATAGTGTTTTATATGATCTTCCCGAGACAAGACAATCTGGGCAGCGAGGGAGACCTCGAAAATATGGCCAGCGCTTGGGTTCGGCAACAGAAATGGCAAAATGCATTCGTCACGAAGCCGCCGAATATCAGGTGACTCTTTATGGCAAACAGCGTACGGTACTTGCCCATGAACGCATTGTCATGCTGAAAAGTTTAAAATGCAAAGTACGCGTCGTGTGGGTTTTTCGTAAAACGCAATGGATCGCACTGTTTAGCACGGACTTGTCATTATCGGTCACGCAAATGATCGAGTTTTATGGTGCGAGATGGAAAATCGAATCAGGATTCAAGGAGTTGAAACAAGACATCGGCAGTCAAAAAAGTCAGTGTCGTAATGCGCATTCCGTGACCAATCATTTGAATTTTTGTATGATGGCAAGTACGCTGACCTGGATTTATGCCGACCGTTTAAAGGCGGATCCGGAGCGTCGGCACAAAGTAAAAGGGCGCGCCAGTTTTGCCTTTTCAGACGTGCGGCGCATCATTACCGAGGCAGCATTGAACCCGGATTTTAATCATGTTTGCCCCAAACCAAGCAACTCCCCGATAAATCCACTGATTGCGTACTGTTACGCATGGTGGCTTGATGATTTTTTTGGAAACTTCAGTTTATTAATTTTAAATTATAATTTTCCAAATGGACACCCAACAACCAGCATAGTAGAAAAAAATTATGCTGCATTAAAGCTAACTCGGAATAAGCATATTATAGATACAAGCTCGGAGAAGGAAGCCCCTTAAAAATATAGAAAAAAGTGATATTAAAAACATTACATAAAAAGAATTTACCTGATTTACTTAATGTCGTGATCATGCCTTAAAGCATACAGAGTTGAATAATAAAGGGCAGGGTGGGAATGTTTTTCGCACGCGGGCTGTAGAGACTCAAAAGACCAGTCAGACTCAGGTACTATTGAATGCTTATTCTTTAGTTTATGGTTCTTCAGGTATAAATGTTTTCCAAGCTTTTAGCTCTCCATCCAACATTGCAGCTTTTTCTCTAAGGCTCTTATTTTCTTCAGTCGTTGTTATCTGTAATGCTTGCTCCTCATTAAGTCTTGCAACGAGTAGATCCATTTCTAGTTGTTGTTTGGAGACTTGCAATTGTAGCGCTATATTTTTTTGTTCTACCATTTCTCGCTGGGTTACCTGATAGGTTTTATCACTGGTCATTATTTTAAGCGCTTTATCTAACTCATCTATTTTTTCATGCTGGGTAGCTTTTGATTCAGTTAGCAGTTGTTCATAGTGACTTATATCATGGGTTAATTGCTGGTCAGATTTTTGTAAATTCGCTATTAAGGCAGTATTTTCAGATTTTAATACCTCTAATTGGGTATTCATTTTATTAAATTTAACCGTTTTTCCTTCTAATTCAAGATTTAAAGCATTGATTATATTGCTTAATTCCTCTGTATTAGTTGCATAATCTTTTTCTAACTGTTCAAGCCGCTTGGCCTGTTCTTCACTAAATGCTTCCGCTTCCTGGATGCGCTCAGAGCTCTGTATTTCTATTTTTTGCATGGCAGCACGTTGGATATCTAATTCCTGACTAGCCAATGCTTGTGATTCATTCCATATTTTTACGGACATATGCTTGATGCTATCCGCTAATGATTCTGGGATTTCAGCAAACCCTTGCAACAATTCAATTTCAACTACATTTTCCAAATTAAAGGTGTTCAAGTATTTAGTGATCGTGGTTAAAGAACCGCGCCCCAATGCTTTTAACAATGCTAAAGATGAAATATTTTCATCAGCATCCAATAGATTTTGAATGGCGGTATGAACTTCTTGTTCTGTGAGTCGTGATGCTTTGGTGCTAAGAGGGAAATTATTCATTGGCATACCACTTAAGTGAAGGAGTACTTAGATTATCGCATAGATCACTAAAAATTTATAAAATATCATAATTACGATAATAAATATCTATATTATCAAATAATATATTACGTATTATCATAATTATGATAATAATATAACTAGGATGACATTTTTTAAATTAAATGGAGGAGACCCTGATAGTGTATCTATTTCCATACTTCATTAATTTAACATAATATACATTATGCGAAGTCTTATAAGGATAGGGCATCCCGACATTTTGTCTTTATATAGCTGCTTATTAACTATATGATTAGCAATCACCTGACAACCACTTTAGACTAGCTTATGCGCCACCCTGAGTTTCCTTTATCTCCTGAACTGATTTACATCAACCATGCAGCCGTTGCACCGTGGCCAAAACGTACCAGCACTGCAGTCAAACACTTTGCTGAACAAAACACCGAATACGGATCATCTTATTATTTGGATTGGCTAAAAAAAGAATCGTTATTGCGCAAACAATTACAAACTTTATTAAATGCACCAAGTGTTGATGATATTGCTTTAGTAAAGAATACCTCTGAAGCACTATCATTTGTTGCCTATGGTTTGGATTGGCATGCTGGTGATAATATTGTATCTAGTGATCAAGAATTTCCCTCTAATCGTATTGTTTGGCAGTCATTAGCGAATCAAGGCGTGCAATTTCGTGAAGCTGATTTAGCAAGTACGGCATCTCCTGAAGATGCATTGTTTGCATTGGTGGATGCAAATACACGCTTACTAACCATTAGTTCCATTCAATTTACGACTGGCTTACGCTTAGATCTAGATAAAATTGGCCAATTTTGTAAACAACATAATATTTTATTCTGTGTCGATGCCATTCAAAGTTTGGGTGCAGTAGAATTTGATGCACAGGCATGTCAAGCAGATTTTGTGATGGCCGATGGTCATAAATGGATGCTAGGCCCTGAAGGTTTGGGCGTGTTTTATACGACACCAACCGCTAGAGAAAAATTACGCCTAACTCAATATGGCTGGCATATGATGCAGAATATCCATAACTATGAGAATAAGCCTTGGGATATTCATCCAACAGCACAACGCTTTGAATGCGGCAGTCCCAATATGCTGGGTATTCATGCTTTTTCTGCTAGCTTATCCCTGTTATTGGAATTAGGTATGCCAGCTGTAGAGTTATCTATATTAGAAAATGCTAACTACCTGATGGAGTGTATTAAGAAACGTAAAGACTTAAACCTGCTAACCAAACAAGATACACCGCTACAATCCGGTATTGTGGTGTTTAAACATAAGACTATTGCTACAGAAACCTTATATGCGTATTTGCAAGAAAATGGTGTGGTTTGTGCTATGCGTGGAGGCGGAATTCGTTTTTCGGCGCATTTTTATAATTCAAAAGATGAATTGCAACGAGCGATAACTTTAATTCCTACAGCATGAATTGGCTAGATACATTACTCATAAAAATGAAAAAATAATGATAAAATAAATCTAATGCATAATATTTTTGTAGATGTGGCTTTAGCCGCAATATGCAGATAAATCTGCACCTACGTGAGTTCCCTGCAACATTATAATACCCTTCCCTATTTCACAAACTCAACCCAACTATGACCCAACAATTTATTTCAACTAAAGCCATTCCTACTAACGAGCGTTTAATTATGGCGCTAGACTTTCCCAGTATTCCTGAAGCACAGGCCATGGTTGAAAAGCTTGGTGATTCAGTCGTGTTTTATAAGGTCGGGATGGAAATATTTATGTCGGGCGACTATTTTGCTTTTATCGAATGGCTGAAAGCAAAAGATAAAAAGATCTTTGTTGATTTAAAGTTCTTTGATATTCCAGCGACTGTTGGTCGTGCCATTAAAGCCTTAAGTAGTAAAGGTGTTGATATGGCGACCATTCATGGTAATGATTCCATGATGGAAGCTGCCGCAAAAGACAAAGGCAACTTAAAAGTATTGGCAGTTACCGCCTTAACCAGCTTGGATCGAGGTGATTTGGATGATTTGGGCTTTGGCTGTGATGTGCAGCAATTGGTGTTATCTCGTGCAAAACGAGCTTTAAATATTGGTTGTGATGGTATTGTCTCTTCAGGGTTGGAAGTACCGATGATTCGTGAAAAACTAGACAATAAATTACTCGTGATTACACCAGGTGTACGTCCAGTTGATAATCGTGTGGAAGATGATCAAAAACGCGTGGTGACTGTTGAGCAAGCATTTCAAAATGGAGCTGATTATATCGTTATTGGTCGTCCCATTAGGGATGCCGAAGATTGCAAAGCGATGGCAGAAAAAATTCAAGAGCAGATTGCATCACAGTTTTAGTTCCTCGAGTACAGTTTAAGCTTATGTGTGGGGTTACGTTATCTGCGAACCATTTAAGTGCAGCCTGCTACCGCAGCAAAGACTATTGTAAGGTTATTTACAATGTATCGACTTATATACGTCCCCATTGCTAAATACCATTATGTTTAAAATAATTAGTGCTTTACTACTTTCCTGCTCATTGAATGTTTACGCAGCCCCTAATTATGTCAGTGATTTTGCCGATCAAACTTTAAATGATTGGCAAACTAAATCATTTAAAGGTAGCACTCAATACCAAGTCACTCAACTTAATACCCAAAATGTACTAGAGGCAGTCAGTAACCAATCGGCCTCTAGTTTATATAAAAACATGCGTATTGATTTACAGAAAACACCTTATTTAAATTGGTCTTGGCGTATTGATAAGCGTTTGAGCATTACTAATGAACAAAGCAAACAAGGTGATGATTTTGCCGCGCGTATTTATTTGATTATTAAAGGTGAATGGTTTTTTTGGCAAACCAAAGCCATCAATTATGTCTGGTCTAGTCATCATCCTAAACAAGCAAGCTGGCCTAACCCGTTTGCCGGCGAAAATGTCATGATGTTGGCATTACGCAATAATACTGATAACACTGCACAGTGGTACACAGAAAAACGTAATGTTTTAGTTGATTTACAACAAGTTTTTGGAGAACCTATCCAGTATATTGATGGTATTGCCAT
Coding sequences:
- a CDS encoding D-tyrosyl-tRNA(Tyr) deacylase, whose amino-acid sequence is MITIIQRVSQAQVNIAGTEVGKIERGIMALVAVEKLDTEKSAQRLLERILNYRIFPDAEGRMNLSLQAIEGGLLLIPQFTLAADTNSGNRPSFTAAATPEHGKAIFNYFVEHAKSNYHSIALGQFGADMQVSLTNDGPVTFTLKV
- a CDS encoding zinc transporter, ZIP family; its protein translation is MSGQATVSLFDKCHAKLEANTQYQKLQAMPSKQRWVVLAGLFIASQILVFGSLYLFFGSIAAIGLLASVLAGLATGLGALPAAFFKEVSNNVFNGLLGGAAGVMLAATSFSLLLPGIEYGNELWPDKGLWVVAAGMLLGALFLHLADSKLPHIHFNEGISDHTQSLQKIWLFIFAITIHNFPEGMSVGVSFGSGDMHNGIVLAIAIALQNIPEGLAVALPLVALGYNKWKAVGIATLTGLVEPIGGLLGITMVSVFSPLLPFAMGFAAGAMLFVISEEIIPETHSKGRSRYATFALMIGFIIMMALESLLG
- a CDS encoding micrococcal nuclease, which produces MRTLTNGLQLLLLCLLSQLSQAAVFQWTDAQGRKHYSDSKQRNATEYTIRRDYSYYAVQKVYDGDTIQLIDGRKIRLLGINTPEVEHSRNEAQAGGDIAKQWLIQQLAGSKVRLEFDQEKQDKYHRYLAHIFTEQGLHINLELVRLGYASLNVFPPNLKYVAELLKAEQTAEALQVGIWKYADYVPKSASQLTKKNSSGWQRVWGRVESVKYTHKNVYLQLEDNFTVRLSNKNSQYFTDLNVLQGQQVEVRGWVRRYRQGYSMLLRHPSAMKTF
- a CDS encoding cysteine desulfuraseselenocysteine lyase — translated: MRHPEFPLSPELIYINHAAVAPWPKRTSTAVKHFAEQNTEYGSSYYLDWLKKESLLRKQLQTLLNAPSVDDIALVKNTSEALSFVAYGLDWHAGDNIVSSDQEFPSNRIVWQSLANQGVQFREADLASTASPEDALFALVDANTRLLTISSIQFTTGLRLDLDKIGQFCKQHNILFCVDAIQSLGAVEFDAQACQADFVMADGHKWMLGPEGLGVFYTTPTAREKLRLTQYGWHMMQNIHNYENKPWDIHPTAQRFECGSPNMLGIHAFSASLSLLLELGMPAVELSILENANYLMECIKKRKDLNLLTKQDTPLQSGIVVFKHKTIATETLYAYLQENGVVCAMRGGGIRFSAHFYNSKDELQRAITLIPTA
- a CDS encoding orotidine-5'-phosphate decarboxylase, which translates into the protein MTQQFISTKAIPTNERLIMALDFPSIPEAQAMVEKLGDSVVFYKVGMEIFMSGDYFAFIEWLKAKDKKIFVDLKFFDIPATVGRAIKALSSKGVDMATIHGNDSMMEAAAKDKGNLKVLAVTALTSLDRGDLDDLGFGCDVQQLVLSRAKRALNIGCDGIVSSGLEVPMIREKLDNKLLVITPGVRPVDNRVEDDQKRVVTVEQAFQNGADYIVIGRPIRDAEDCKAMAEKIQEQIASQF